The DNA region AGCGCAAGGCCTTGGCCTCTTGGCGCAACGCCTCGGTCAACCCGCGCACCGCGAACTTCGACATGTTGTACGAGCCGAGGAAAGGCATCGACATCAGGCCCTCGATGGAGGAGATGTTCACAACGTACCCGTCGCCCGACTCGATCAGGTGCGGCAGGAACGCCTTGGTCCCATTGTGCACGCCGTGCGCGTTGATCCCGATGATCCAGTCGTGCTCTTCCCACGGGGTCGCCAGGACGCTGCCGACGACCGCGACACCCGCGTTGTTGACGATCACATTGACCTTGCCGAAGTCCGAACGCGCCTGCGCGGCGTGCTCAATCACCGCAGCGCGGTCGGCGACGTCGAGCCGATACGCCTTGGCTTTTGCGCCAAGCCCGCGCACTTGCTCCGCCGTCTGCTCGACAGCCTCGAGGGAGACGTCCGACAGCGCGAGCACGGCGCCCCGACGGGCGAACTGCACCGCCAGCTCGCGTCCGATCCCCCGCCCGCGCCGGTGATCGCCACAACCTTGCCTGTGAAGTCTTTCATCGCACTATCCTTGCCGCATCTCGCACCGCGCCAGATATAACAATGTTAGCGCGTGGCGGAGCGCGGCGGCGGGGCTCCGGTGGCCTGAACCCATCCGGCGTATGCCCTCGGATACCACCGCCACCGCACCGGGCGGACACGCCACTCTTTCCCGATGAAACGCGCCTGCGCGCGGTATCGCCGCGCTTCCGAGCGGGTCCAACGAATCCCGAAGCGTTCCCGGACGACTTCCGGCAGCCCGCCGAGGTACGCGAGCCGCAACGGCGGCCCGATGAGCGAGCGGACCAGGCGACGGCGCAGCATGAGATTGCCGAAGCGGTGGTATTGCTCGGGGAACGGCAAAGAGGCGGGCTTGCCGATCTTGGGGAAAACGCGACCGTCGATGAGCTCGAGCAACCAGTCAGAAGCTTCGTTCGGCTGCAGAACCGCACGGCAATGCCGCTCCCATTCGGACTGGAACGCGGCGCGGTCCTTGGGCACCGCGGCGTCGCTCACACCGTAACGGCGGTACCACGCGACTCCCTCTTGGTAGAGCTGCTCGCGCTCGGCATCGGCGAGCGGGCGGGGCGAGTACACATCCGCGACATGCTCCGCCATCACTTGGAAGGTCGCGTGCGCCCACCAATAGACGTCCGGGCTGAGCGCGTGGTAGGGCCGCCCGTCCGGCAGCGCGCCTTTGATCTCCTTGTGGAAGTCTCTGACCATGCGCCCGGTCTGCGCCTCAGGCTTGTCGTACACCACGCCGACGATGCCGGGCAAGGAGCGGAACACCCGGTCCATCGGGTCTTGAAAGAAATCCGAATGGTCGAGCAGGGCCTGGCCGATCACTGGATGCATGGTTTGCAAGACGCCTGCCATGCCGCCCGCGTAAGCGATCCGCGAGTCCCCTGCCAGCTGCCACAGCAGCGAACCGGGCCCAATGCCGTCGAATTGCCCGGACCTCGCAGGCGCTCGGGCATTGGCAGACGCACTCGCATTTCCATGAGACGAGTGACACAAAGCAATTACTCGCGGTCCGGATCGCGAATCAGATGGGTGAACGCCGACAGGTTTTTGGTCGACTCTCCGCGCGAGGTGCGCCAACTCCATTCCCGGCGGATCGCTTCGGCGAAACCGAGCGAAAGCAGCTGGTTGAAGTCCGAGTCCACCGTCTGGATGATCTGCCCCAGTATCCGGTCAAGCTCCTCGGCGCTGAGGGCGGCTGTCGGGACAAACCCGACCAAATAGACGTCCCCGGGCTGGTCGATGGTGTAATGCACTCCGTACTGGCCCTGATTGCGCTGGAGCAAGAAACGGAACACGTCTTCGTGGTTCTCCTCAGGGGCGCGGCACATGAACGCCTCGATCCGGACCCCGGCCTCGCGCGGCGCGAGTGCGACGCCGACCTGGTGGCGGCGCTCCGCAGGCAGGACCACCCAGAAGACCTGGTGCTCGGAGATCTCCTCCGCGTCCAGTTCCAGCTCTTGCAAGCTCTTTTGCAGCGCCGCGCGCACCTTTTGCGTCCCGCTCATCCGCGCACCGCCCGCATCGGCGCGAGAGCCCCGCCCCGCAACGCGGCGCGATACGAGGCGAGGAGGCCGTCGGCTGTGGCCTCCCAGGAGAACCGGCCCGCGTGCGCGACGCCCGCCCTGCCCATCGCGCGCAGACGCTCCGGCGCGGCGAGGAGGCTGGCGATCTCGGCCTGCCAGCGCTCGGGAGCCCAGCTGTCCACCAGCACGCCGCTGACCTGGTCCGCGACCGCCACTGGCAGGCCGCCGACTTTGGCCGCGACCACTGGTGTGCCGCAGGCCTGCGCCTCAATCGCGACCAATCCGAAGGACTCCGAATGGCTCGGCACCGCGACGAGATCCGCGGCCCGGTAGACCTTCGCGAGTTGCGCCGGCGGCTGCGCGGGCCACATGGTCACATTGTCCGCCACGCCGAGGCGTTCCGCGGTCGCCATGATCCCTTCGGGGCTCAGGCCCGAGCCGGAAGCCTCGCCGACGACGAGCAGCCGCACACCCGGCTTCGCGCGCATGACCTCTGCCATCGCGGCCAGCAGAATGTCCGGTCCTTTGAGCGGCTGTATCCGGCCCACGAACGCCACGACCTGCTCGCTCGGGTCAAGGCCAAGCTCGGCCCGCGCAGCGGCCTTGTCGCCGGGGCGGAACATGCCCAAGTCCACACCAGGGGGCACCACATCGATCTTCTGCGGATCTGCCGCGTAGTACTGCGTCAAATGCCCGGCTTCCACTTGCGTGTTGGCGACCATGCGATCGGACTCCGCGACGAGCTGGCCCTCGCCGACCAACCGTTGCAACGGCTCAGGCACGTCGCCCTCGGCCAAGGTCACGTTCTTCACCGCGGCCAAGGTGTGCGCGGTGTGCACGAGCGGCACCCCGAGCCGGTCCTTGATGAGCCAGCCGACTTGGCCGGAGAGCCAGTAATGCGAATGGACGAGGCTGTGCCGCCACGCCTCATGCCCCACGCACTCTCGGAGCACCCCTGCGGTGAAGGCGCAGAGCTGGCTCGGCAGCTCTTCCTTGCGCAGCCCCTCGAACGGGCCTGCGACCACATTGTGCAAGGTCACGCCTGGGACGGGCTCCCAGCTCGGCGGATCGTCCGAAGAAGTCGCCCTGGTGAAGATCTCCACCGCGACGCCGCGCCGCGCCAACACGGTCGAGGTGTTGCGGATGTAGACATTCATCCCGCCCGCGTCGCCAGTGCCAGGCTGCGCCCAAGGAGACGTGTGCAGCGACAGCACCGCGACACGGCGCAAATACGGCGAAGACCTGGCGGGCAGCGCCGAAACCGCGGCGGGGCGGGGCGCAGCGGCAGTGTCCTGACAAGGGATGGCCATCCCTCCAGGGTAGGCCACATCCTCTCACTGCCGTCAAGTCACGCCGCGAGGCCCGCCTGCCGCCAAGCGCCGATAGGGTCGGCCCACACGGAGGAGAGCGCGACCGCGAGCGCGGCGAACTCTTGGATTTTCGCGCCGAGTCGGGTGGCGCGCACCGGCACGCCCGGAGTCGCCGAAGCCTCGTGGAACGCCTCCGCCACCTGTGCGGCGGCGTTCGGGTACGCGGTGAAAGCTTGGCCGCCGAGCACCACTTCGTCCGGGTTCACCAAACTCGCCGCGATGGCCGCGGACTCGCCGAAGAGGCGGGACCGCTCGCGCAAGAGCTCGTGCGCGAGCGCGTCGCCCGCAACAGCTTCGCGGATCACGTCCTGCACTGTCTGCGCCGATCGGGCCTGGGGCTTGGCCCCGGTGATCCGGGTCCAGGCAAGCGCCACAGCGCTGTCGCTCACGGCTTCGGCGAGCGCGCCGGAGCCGTCATGCCCGAGGAGCAGCTTCGAGCGCACCGGCAGGCGCGCGATCGTGCCGGGGCCGCTCTTGGGGGTGCGCACCCGCCCGTCGATCGTCAACGCAGTTCCAAGCGACTCACGGCCATAGAAATGCATCGTCGTGCGCTGCCGTGTCGGGCTCGTCGCGAGATGGTTGCTCGGGGGCAACAGCAATTCGGCTGCCGCGACCGCTTCCACCTGCGCCGCGAGCGAGGTGGGCAGGCCGAGCTTGGCGGAAATCGCTGTCGCGAGAGGCGCGTCTTTCCACCCCAGCTCCGGTCGGGTCGTCGTCCCGAGAACGGGGTCCACCGTGCCG from Segniliparus rotundus DSM 44985 includes:
- a CDS encoding SDR family NAD(P)-dependent oxidoreductase; its protein translation is MQFARRGAVLALSDVSLEAVEQTAEQVRGLGAKAKAYRLDVADRAAVIEHAAQARSDFGKVNVIVNNAGVAVVGSVLATPWEEHDWIIGINAHGVHNGTKAFLPHLIESGDGYVVNISSIEGLMSMPFLGSYNMSKFAVRGLTEALRQEAKALRWPIGVSSVHPGFVRTQIAKSDPGQGHKAGIAELFNLLSFTDAATAAEAIVQGVGKRKARILVGADARFYNAVPRLFGSLYSDPLGLIMRFAGVSFARRKGVELR
- a CDS encoding oxygenase MpaB family protein, yielding MGPGSLLWQLAGDSRIAYAGGMAGVLQTMHPVIGQALLDHSDFFQDPMDRVFRSLPGIVGVVYDKPEAQTGRMVRDFHKEIKGALPDGRPYHALSPDVYWWAHATFQVMAEHVADVYSPRPLADAEREQLYQEGVAWYRRYGVSDAAVPKDRAAFQSEWERHCRAVLQPNEASDWLLELIDGRVFPKIGKPASLPFPEQYHRFGNLMLRRRLVRSLIGPPLRLAYLGGLPEVVRERFGIRWTRSEARRYRAQARFIGKEWRVRPVRWRWYPRAYAGWVQATGAPPPRSATR
- a CDS encoding YbjN domain-containing protein, which gives rise to MSGTQKVRAALQKSLQELELDAEEISEHQVFWVVLPAERRHQVGVALAPREAGVRIEAFMCRAPEENHEDVFRFLLQRNQGQYGVHYTIDQPGDVYLVGFVPTAALSAEELDRILGQIIQTVDSDFNQLLSLGFAEAIRREWSWRTSRGESTKNLSAFTHLIRDPDRE
- the mshA gene encoding D-inositol-3-phosphate glycosyltransferase, giving the protein MAIPCQDTAAAPRPAAVSALPARSSPYLRRVAVLSLHTSPWAQPGTGDAGGMNVYIRNTSTVLARRGVAVEIFTRATSSDDPPSWEPVPGVTLHNVVAGPFEGLRKEELPSQLCAFTAGVLRECVGHEAWRHSLVHSHYWLSGQVGWLIKDRLGVPLVHTAHTLAAVKNVTLAEGDVPEPLQRLVGEGQLVAESDRMVANTQVEAGHLTQYYAADPQKIDVVPPGVDLGMFRPGDKAAARAELGLDPSEQVVAFVGRIQPLKGPDILLAAMAEVMRAKPGVRLLVVGEASGSGLSPEGIMATAERLGVADNVTMWPAQPPAQLAKVYRAADLVAVPSHSESFGLVAIEAQACGTPVVAAKVGGLPVAVADQVSGVLVDSWAPERWQAEIASLLAAPERLRAMGRAGVAHAGRFSWEATADGLLASYRAALRGGALAPMRAVRG
- a CDS encoding ROK family transcriptional regulator; amino-acid sequence: MASPLLSTARGPVPPRLLVRPESAASGEAPRLRPVGLPVRRDLGRVVQPRLGFSDIPASAVLHAARGKGAVSRDVLAKSTDLSVATVNRQVVALLEAGLLRERADLAPSGLVGRPRVPVEIDHAPYLVLGVYVGLNSVSIVAGDIRGKILDSAEFPTPRGNAQDALEQIASSARQYLARWPRRRPLWAGVASVGTVDPVLGTTTRPELGWKDAPLATAISAKLGLPTSLAAQVEAVAAAELLLPPSNHLATSPTRQRTTMHFYGRESLGTALTIDGRVRTPKSGPGTIARLPVRSKLLLGHDGSGALAEAVSDSAVALAWTRITGAKPQARSAQTVQDVIREAVAGDALAHELLRERSRLFGESAAIAASLVNPDEVVLGGQAFTAYPNAAAQVAEAFHEASATPGVPVRATRLGAKIQEFAALAVALSSVWADPIGAWRQAGLAA